The segment TTCACGCTTCTTATTTCCGCTCTGTCTTCTGCCTCTTAAGTCTTTTGGGTATAAGAACCTCCTTGCCTTCAACAGTCATGTCAGTCACCTTGTGTCTCGACTTCAGGTTTGTGGTCTCAGAATGAATAAATGTTTCCCTCACCCAAATTCAGTCCAGCTGAAACTCTGATTAAGCCATAACTTCTGGGAGATTCCTCATTTCATATTCAGTGACCATATTAGACAAAACATAATCGCTCTCCAAccatgtcttcctgtctgtctcttctccaGTGAGTATGGCTTTGCTGAGAAGGTGGTGGAGGGCATGTCTCTGTCCATCAACTCCATCGTGATCAGGATCAGTGCCAAGGCCTTCAATGCCTCCTTCGAGCTCTCCCAGCTGCAGGTCTACAGCGTCAACACCAGCTGGAGTATCAGTGACCTGCGCTTCACTCGCATCCAGGACCCCCAGAGGGGAGAGGTCTGTAGACATGAACATACACAGCCAACCTGGGCCAAATATTCTCCACAAGTTTGTTTTAACATCCTTGGAGAAGTAGGTGGGTGTGGTTTTCTGCATTAGGGCACTTCATCAATCACAGAAACGTATAGTCAGTCAACTTCCAGATACTTTCCTGGGATTGCGTAAACTAtctggcactcattgtattATCCTACATGTTGGAAACCCCACCCATTTGGCACCCAAGTAAGCCAAAACAAACCATAAGCAAATGGCAAATATTATCAAACCCagttacacaagcacacacagtttCATGGGCCTGGTGTCAGTGTAAGAGACACCATGTAGAAGTCACTGGGAAACCTgtttttggttttcattttgGTCTCACACCATTGTAATGCATTTCGGTTGAGTACACTACACGCAAACTTTGACACTCTGCTTGGATTACGGTTACACTTCTCACTTTGACTTTGATTTTTGAGACCTGATTGCAACCAAACTTGATTTCATGAGATCTCATTGCTGTATGTCCAAACTTGAAAATGCCTGTTAAGTAGGGTTGGGGTTGGCTCCAGTGGCTATATTCACTTAAGTCTGTATCTGCATTACTTTTTCCCCTATCTCCGTCTTGATCCCTCTTCATTGCTTGTATGTGTATTGTAGCTGTATTATGTCCAGACTTTGTAGAGCTCCAATTACAATGCAAACCTGACTTCCATGTCTGGTTTTGAAGATGTGATAGCACTCTGAGCATAATCCAATGTTTGTGCGCCCAGACCTGTCACTTAATGCGTCCTGAAGTGAACGGATGATAGACTTTGCACTGAAACGAGAAGTGTAACTATAGCCTCTGATAGAGATAGTCAATCATGAACAACAGAATGACCTCTCATGCACATAGCATGTTCCCCACACAGGTTTTCTAACTTCCTACCCTCTGTGTGTCATTCAGATCTTGACGTTTAAGGAGATCAGCTGGCAGATGATCCGTATCGAGGCCGACGCCATCCAGAGCGCCGAGCACGAGATGCTGAGCGCCCCCATCCGCCTCATCACCAACCAGTCCAAGATCAGAGTCACTCTCAAGAGAcgggtcagacacacacacacacacacacagaaaatacagGTTAATGctggcactttttttttattcaaagtgATTTAGAATTAACAGAACAGGCGTTTGATGCTTGAAAACAAATTTGATATATTAGTTCCTCTGTCCTGTTGATTAACACGGCCTCGGGCCAACAAGCCGCTGGAGTAGAGTGAATTGGTTCCATGGAGAATCAGTGACAGCCTTAATACAGACACGGCTCTTTTGAAGAGATTCAGACATTGGCTCTGTGAATGTCCACAGACAAGCTGGAGCTGTTTCAGTAGAATCAGGCTGCCCGAAGCAACATCCACTTGTCCACCGTGAACACTAATCACTCTGTGTGGTCCCACAGCCTGCAGGGCCAGTTTCAGCAACAACTcttatcacacacactcacacacagctagTGTGTGCTTAAACAAAGATGACTATTAATGACTGTGTTGAAGATACACAATAATCCACTAAAAAGTGCACAAAAGGCttttgtgtgtggggggtgtgaaAGTAATTAGCTTGGTTTGTTCTTCAGGCTTTTACAGAACTGTTGAATAATGCATTTATCACTAGACACAAACTAATTCGCTCCCAAATACACTATTACTGCAGTTATAGCTCATACTGTGGAAAAGGATAGGCACGTTTTACCAGATAAAGGAcataaatgcattttgtgtgtttgtagctTAGCATAATGTGTTTCTACATAAGTGTTTGAAAGATTGGGAGTGGGGAAAAACATTTGATTCCCATATAAACCACATATTTTGGGAAACAAATCTAAACATGTATTGCGTATTTTTATTAGCCTGTCATTATGTGGACTACTACATATTTAGCAGTTACCACTATCAGCAGACTGGGAAAGGGTAAGaattaataactttgtaatCCTAATAGGCATAAATATTGACTGGTGGGGGTTTTGGTGGCTCATGTGATTAAAGTGCCTaccaaatgccaaaaaatatctttacaaaaaagaaagacatcAACAAAGGCATCACTAGTGAGTTCGCTGGAACCTGCAAGtaacaaaaacagaatttcccAGTGAGGGTCACATTACATTACTGGGAGCTCTCAGGTTGTTTCCACCTGCATGACGTATGTTTTTACCCGTGGTTGTCCCCCCCACAGATGAAGGACTGTAATGTGGTGGCCTCCAAGCTGATTCTGATCCTGGATGACCTGCTGTGGGTGCTGACCGACTCCCAGCTCAAAGCCATGGTGCAGTACGCCAAGTCCCTCAGCGAGGCCATGGAGAAGTCAGCGCAGCAGAGGAAGAGCATGGCCACGGAGGACCaggtacacacatatacacacacatataccacaTCATGCGACTCACAGACAACCACTCTAGCCCTATGTTTTAAATATACACTAGGGTTAGAAATTAGTAATAGCTaacaccagccaaatgctggcaAATTTTGAATTTAGTTGGTAAGTTTGTCACTTGCAGCTGTGGCAGGTAACCAAATTGTGTTTAATCTGTCTTTTTCATTCTAAAACATAATTTGGGTGGTAAAACATCACAAATTAGCTAGTGAAATTTGAAATTCACCAGCCGCTGTGGCTGGATAGTAAGTTTCATAACCCACACGGGCCAAGGTGAAATCCACACAGAGCTCAAAGTCCTAGCATCCTCTAAAATGATGTATCTCACTTCTGAACTCTGGTGTCCACATATAGAAGCCATTTCATGTTCCCTTGTTAatttctttcactttcaatgaatctctttctttctctccctatttGTGTCTACCTCTCCCTTACCCTTTTTGTTGCatcactccttccctctctctctccgtgtccTAATTCCACCCTGCGTGGATGAGCCATGTCATGGTCTGATAGTTTCTCCTTGTGTCCATGGAAATCATGTCTGCCCTTCTCTGTGTGATTCCCCCTCTGCCATATggtgtctctctgccctcaCCTTTTCCTCAgcttttaccaattggggacacggcttttgtccccaattgcacaagccgtccccaatcaattggtcttaagtctggtgtgtgtccctgaaagtgactgaagtcatacccacacacacacacacacacacacacacaccatccaatGCCTATGCAAGTACAAATTCACACCCATACACATCCGACCAGTCTCATGCCATGTGTTTTCTGTAATTAGGCCTGAAACGCCATCTGCTGGAAGGATTGGCTACTGCACGATGATGTTGCAGGGATGGAATTTGCAGACCTTTctgacagtctctctaacctctcTAGACCACCCTATAACAACAATCACACTGACAACAACACCACCAGTATCAACAACAACGACACCAAGACCAAAAACAACACCAGAAACACTAAgagcaacaccaacaacaccaCCCCGACCAACAACACcaaaatcaaaaacatcaacaataccaccaacaacacacacaacaccaaaaACAGCAATACTGTAACACCTacaacaccaccaccaacactaatcatagtgtgtgtgtgccttcttgtgtgtgtgtgttctgcaggtGTCGTCGGCGCCCCCCTCGACCCAGCAGGTGCGTACCCAGCAGGCGTCCACAGCCGCTGACCAGAGTGCGAGCATGGCCAAGCTGTTCAGCGCCTACGACGTATGTGAGACGTCCCACCACCTCCAGATCACACACCTCGACCTGCACATCTGTGACGACATCCACGCAAAGGAcaaaggtaacacacacacacgcacacacacaagcacatacacgtATTTGCATATATATTCCTGCATACAGgtacattcacatgcacatacagtacataacaagtgtacacacatacagtacagtatacagtattgtTAGATGTCaattgtcatttattttctctagttttcatttgtatttgtgtcttttCGTTCTCTGTGGCGCACAAGATGAAgctgatttttatttgtttaattaaaagtgttgacttgactctctctctctttctttttctctctctccactatgTAGTGATCAATAAGAGGATAACAGGTGGAGCCATGCAGCTTTCCTTCAGCCTCATCACTCTGGACTACTACCCCTTCCACAGAGCAGGTACAAACCCCAGGACCATCTCAATACAACCTCACAATAAACTCACTACAACCATCACCACAACTTCACTACAACCACACCACAACCTCACTATAAACTCAAAGCAACCCTCACCACATCCTTACTATAAAACTTACCGCAAACACACCATATGTTTTACTGCTGTCATGTCGCATCACTCTTAGCACAACTGTTGAAGAGCAACAGCTTGGttggttcatgtgtgtgttgttgttgctacaTACATAGTGTTGGGCAAGTTCTCGCATGTAAACTTCCAGGGAAGTGATTCCTCAGCTTTTTTAGGAATTCATGGTTATTTTTTTGCCACACCACTCCTTTTTATGAGTAGGAGTATTTTCTCGATTGCCTCCattactttctctctttgtgtattGTCCTGACCACAACCATGGTCTTCTCAGGTTTTAGTCACTTGATAAATCTTTCCATCTCTCATGCCTCTCGACTAAATCCCTgtatctccctctccttttctctcttgttaATTGACAATTTTGGCctcctttttctcattttattctGACAAACTTTTCCTCCCATTTGTTGTCccctcatcccctccctctgtcttctatCGCTCTATCCTATCTCCTTactctaccccccaccccccctccccaggaGACAGTTGTGCCCACTGGATGCACTACAGTGAGGCCACCAAGTCCAGGGAGGGCTGGGCCCGTAACCTGCTGGACGAATTCAAGTCCAATGTGGAGATGCTGAAGAGCGCCGTTCGAGACCAGCAGGCCCCGGCCCCCACGCACGGCTCCCCACAacacggtacacacacacacacacacacacattaaacacagtTAGGTAACTCAACTTGTTCTACGTACGTTTACATTTTttggcacacacatacatatactgtacatgcatgcaagcacacacacatttgcatactATTAAGTGCTATTAAGCTCctctcatacacacagacacacactcactctttcacacacacacacacacacacacacacacacacacacatatagaaacaaaaacacttgtGTTTCCACACCACCATTTACCTCGTCCCTCTGGGTTTTCTGTCCTCCAGTGTCCCTTAGGGACGATGTGTATGGGCCCCTAGGAAAGCAggacagagcaggaggaggaggaggaggagaaggaggagtagGGCTTAGGGAGGCGGATGGAGGACTCCCAGAGTGGGGCCCACAAACACAGCCTCCGGCCCAGTGCTGCTGGTGCCTAGAGCCAGGTACCgcggtgtgtgtgcgcacgtccTGGTGCGGTGATACACACCTTTCGCGAGGCACAGCGGTTTTTCATTGGAGAACTGAGTTGTCGCTCTTTTCTGTTTCcccctctgtccttctgtcttcatttttcttttctctgtctccctctctctccctctctctccaggtaaaATAAGTACCTCTTCCAGCGCTTCCTTCAGTCCTCCCCCTCAGAGCCCCAAGACCCAGCTCATGTCGAGCTCTGTTGTTCTCAGGATGGCTGACTTCAGCATCTACCAggtcacaaacacactctggCTTACACACTCAAACCCTCATGTGTGGAAGGAATGAGACTTCACACATTTTCACTACTAActttgaattgtttttttctgtgtgtgtgttgtaggtgtcCACGGCGGACCAGCGTCGCTCCAGCCCCAAGGCCATGATCTCCTGCAATAAGAAATCCCTGTACCTTCCTCCAGAGATGCCTGCCATCCATGTGGAGTTCACAGAGTATTACTTCCCTGACGGAAAAGACTACCCCAGTAAGACTGCTTGGCTTCCCTGTCTTCACTCAGGCTGCATTTATACTCAAGAAAGTCGTGGCTCATTCGAGAAATGTGAATGTTTACCACTTTGTTTGCTCTTTTTGGGCAGTTCAATTCTTTTTCTAACTCGTTTACCACAAATGAACACCATGGCCGCTGTTTTGGCAGTGATTGGCTACCTCACACCTCCCTTTCAAATCTATTCAAGCCTATTGATTCAACTCGGGGGAAGTCATTGACAGATGTGCAGCTGAAAGTACATTCATTCGTTGAATTACGCCCAGTGCTTTGACAAAAGAGTTATTACCCAGTTAATTCACTTTATCGATTACCCGCAAATTCACTTCACCAGGAAAAATAACAGGAACAGTTGAAGAGGATTATTTTTCTTCCGGCCAATGACTTTGTGGTCGAGGCTACATGGAGGATTCGTTCCAAAATTTagtttaaaaaacataaacaaggtCACTTTGTATGCATGACATAATCCCCCAAAGACACAGCATTTCCTCAAACCTCAAAAATGACTTCACCCATGACTAGTAACTTCAACAATATTCTATAATGATCTAATAATAATCTATAATCAGATCTTTAGAAGATTAGACTTTTGTAATGCCTTATTCCTTCCCCATAGCCCCCCTCCGTTTGAAGGATGTGTAACACCCCAtatctcttccccctctctccttctcctccttctccttctcctccagtcCCGTGTCCCAACCTGTATGCCCAGCTGAACGCCCTGCAGCTGGTTCTGGATCCTCGCAGCCTGGTGTGGATCAACCTGTTTGCCCTGGACCTCAGGCAGAGTCTGGAGCAGTTCATGGAGATCTACAAGCTCAACGACTCGCAGAAACCCGACGAGCATGTTGACATCAAGGTTGACGGCCTCATGCTCAAGGTGTGGAGGaatgcccgcacacacacataccttttATTCCAGAATACTCCTTTCCATTCCTTTCAGGCAAATAATTATGCATTgtgatatagatatagaaatgTGTAACAATGCTCCTCTCGctcttcttcccttttctccttcttcttctcatgGCCTcggtccccccctcccctcatcaGCTGGTGATCCCCACCGACCGTgacccctcctgcccccccgACCTGCCTCGCTCCGTCTCGGTGCAGACCTCGGAGATGGTGGCCACCAACACCCGGCACCCGGCCAACTGCACCCGCTCGCACCTCGAGGCCCTGCTGCAGGCCTTCCAGGAGGAgcccttcttctcttcctccttctcctcgttccctcgctcctcctcctcctgcttccccctcctccactccgTCTTCCAGCGTCACGCTCACGAACAAGACACCAGGCTCCACGACATCTACCGGGGCCTGGTGACGCCGACGATGGGGGCCGCCGCCCTCAAAATGCCCGCCGCCACCGACTTGTGGGCGCTGCACTTTGCCCAATTCTGGGTGGACTACGAGGGCACCCGTGGGGGCAAGGGGAGGCCGCAGCCCTTTGTGGACTCCTTCCCTCTCACTGTGTGGGCGTGCCAGCCGGCGAGACACACCCAGCACCAGGAGAGGCTGAGAGGCGGAGTCGGAGCAGGCATGACCAGGAGCGCGTCGGGAGAGGCTGTCGGACGGCTGCAGAGGAAACGCCTGCTGAAGGAGTATTACAGCACCGATGGCTCACCGACGCCGTCTCACGGCGGTGATACGGTGCTGGCGCCCAGCAACGGACTCCACAAGCCCCTCTCATTGGACAAtctaccttcctcctcctcttcctcgttgTCTTCAACTAAAGATGCAGATGTGCACGTGTTGGTGCATGTGCAGAAGCATTTGAGCGCTCAGGTGTGTCAAAGATATGTTTTTTCCTCAGATTCACATAGCACCTCGTGAACTGGTTAAATGTATAAATTCTGTGGGTGTATGCGGAAGCAAATCTGCTGCTGGAATGTTTTTTGGCagcatacattttatttcatgcaTATTCATTGGGATGATGGATAGACCTTCTGTTCATGTGTTTGTCACATGAGATATTTTAGACACTGCTAATGAGATTTTGAAAAAACGTAGGGAAATAATGCATCGCACCACTGTAAAATTACACTAATTGgccaagggggggggggctacaattacaggtcaaaacaaggtgacatatttattacttattacatatttattacatAGCGAGGGACtccatcatttgtgggggacagcatgtttactgctgccttgttATTCATCCAAGAACTGGATTCATCACAGATTACTCATTCCATTGTTACAGCTTCTTCACCATACCAACTAATAgccactgttgtgtgtgtgtgtgtgtgtgtgtgtgtgtgtgtgtgtttgtttgtgtgtccaggtgAGCCACAGGCAGTATGTGTTCCTGATGCGTCTGCAGCGCAGTATCAAAGCCCTGCAGCAGACTCTGCAGCAGGACCTGGAGGAGATGGGCTCCAAGAGAGACCGCAAGGATCCCTCCCAGCATCCCGACGACCACCAGCCCTTCAGCGTCTGCCTGGGCCTCTTGCTGAAAAGTGCGGAGGTGTCCCTGCTCCTGAAGCCCGTCCCCCAGCCTGAGGGCTCGGGATCGCCCTTGGGGTCGGAGCTCTCCCCCTCGGAGAGCCGAGGAACCCTGGAGCCGGGGAGCGACACCGCAGAGGGGGCAGAGAAGGGCGAGAAGGGGAGCGAAGGGGGCGGCTGTGGACTGGAAGGGGGAGCAGCCAACAAGGGGGCGTGCACCGTGGACCAGCTATTATGTGAAGGGGGCTTGGAGGGCGGAGCCACACAAGGTCCCGCCCCACTCGTCCCCACCTCCACTTCCACCTCCCGTCCCGACCCAAACCGCAAAGCCTCATTGGAGGAGAGGACTTTAGTTAAGAACTCTGGGAGGTGGAGCTCTGAGGAAGGGGGTGAGGTGGTGGTGGATGGTcacactggaggagaggaacagggagCCGGACTAGACCCCATGTCTGACCCGCTCTGCTCCAAAGACTGGGGCGACAAAGACAAGGCCGCAGCAGCCAAGATGTCTCAGTCAATATCCAGGTATTCACATTCTCACTGAAAAAAGGCTGCGATATTACACACATTTCAGTACCATAGCACACACTCATCAACAGATTTGAGATTTAGGTTGTTATAATTATAATTTCATACATATCACAGGTTTCGCACAGGGATCCTATACAGGTCCGGAAAGCATGGAAAATGATTTTGATAATTTCAAGGtcattaaaaatatttaaaaccaTGAAAAAATCATGAAAGcttggaaaaagtatggaaattCACTACCACATTGCTAAATTACTTTCCATGGATTAGTAATAACATTAGCGTATAGTCAGAGGTATAAAATAATGTGGGCATAATCTGTAATGTCTAAATAACTATGGTCTGGAAAAATATGccattttaaaatagaaaatgtgTTGGAAGCATCTAAGCAACAAGACATAAAACTAATGTAGTACTGTCTGTCACATATTGTAATCTTAAAGTATTACATATCATTACCATAACGCAATCCATCATCGGGTAGCGAGATAGTCTTAGCTGTAACTTAACGGGTGTTATAAAATATTAAACCCTATCAGTGCCTCTTTAATTTTCTACTTCACGTGTCACCCTAGTAATAACATGTCACGGTTTTCAGGCTTCATAATTGAACCACACCACAATTTCCAGAATTGTCCCTGGTCTTCACTTTGGTTAACGTATATGATGGGTCAACTGCATTTTAATCTGTCCCACTCCTGAACACAAGTGCTGTGTGTTGAACGCCCATATGAGAGTGTTTCTCTACATGTATGTCCAGTCCTCATGTCTAACTCTGACTTCACATTTGTCTCTTTCATTATGTCTCTTTCATTATGAGTGTTGGCTGACCTGAAGCAGcctatgtctatgtgtgtgtatgttttactCATCTGTTGTCTGTCAGCACTATGTGTATCTTTTGTTGTCAGCACTATGTGTATCTTTTGTCATTCCCCCAACTCATTCTACTTCCTTTGGGCTCTTGACCCTTGCTTTGACCTatgcgaggtgtgtgtgtgtttgtgtgtgtgcgtgtgttctctctctaccAAGGAAAGGAAGTTTGTCTGTGGTTTCTGATCTCCTCAGCTCCTCAAACTCCAGCAGGTCCACTTCCCTTTATTCCATGTCCAACATGTAAGACACTCGCTATGGGTCTGTGGCTAGCTGTACTaacacgtgtgtgtgggtgtacatgtgtgtgtatgtgggcgcTCTTGTTCTTGTGACCCTAGGATATGTAGTGCAAATGTGGATGTGAATCCCCTGTGGGCAtgcatctgcatgtgtgcatgacATGTTAGTCCTTGTCTGTGTGTTACGTTTGTATATGTGTTAAATGAAGGAGTTTTTCGGTGTGACTAGCAGTGATGGTGGAGATGAAAAAGAGAGCtccttgtttgtgtttttttttttcagccttgTGTTCTTGTGCTTTTGGGAGCCACTTTGATTTCGTCCGTTGTGAGTTTCTTTAGATCGTCTCTGGCGCTTGGGAAGATAGCACACTTTGTTTTCACTTGACCTCAGACAACTCGACACAAAGGAATGGAGCGATATTTAATTCATGACTTGACGAGCCAGCTCTGTTAGCAATCTAAGAGCGTGATGGACTCCATTCACTGTCGCCATAAAGACAAATTTCTTATCAGACGTGATGAGATAAAAGCACTCTAcctgcttctctcttctcttcctgcctTTCACTTCATCAATGAGCCAATCAATGACACAATCAATCAGTCACTCAAAATCATTATGAATCAATGAATCGCAAATCATTATGGATCAATATGACTAAATGTTGCCAAAGTAGATTTCATATTATACAGAAAGATAATTTAGAATTAAATAGATATGGTATTTATATGTAGTGTATGTAAAAATGTAGAACACACCTCatttacctttctctctctctctttcacacacacatgcacactctctctctctcttccacgtAACCCcttggctgtatgtgtgtgttgtagtggtCGCTTGATGCGGGACCGCTCCCAGTCCAGTTTCTCAGTGTCTTATAAGAACATGAAGAAGAGTCCATCCCTGCAGTCCCTGGACAACATCTCCATAGACAGCTACCTGATGGAGGACGGAGACACCTACAGCCTGCTGGAGAGAggtggagcacacacacacacacacacacacacacacacacacacacacacagcaggatgGTGTAGTGGTTAGAGAGATGCCCCTCAACTGGAAGGCTCGGTACATGTACTTGCAGACTTTCAGCCTATTTTTGTCAGAAAACCGTTTTGACCAGAAGGTGGCAGCATTGTGCTTGTGATGTAAAATATCACAAGAAAGCTTTTGTTTGTCATATTATGTGTATTGATAGACCCATAAAATGTTTAAACAGCAAAGTCAAACATGTATATTTATCTGTGTGGgtcatgtttgtatttgtgtttgcacTGGACAGACGACGTGTCCATCTCAGGCTTCAAGGATGCCGTGAGCGAACAGAGCGCCACGGAGAGCGCCGCCGAGGCAGTGATTGgtcaggagcaggagggaggcaTGTCCCCTGACACTGTCAGCGCCACCTCCCAGAGCATCGACGAACCCACCAAAGACTTAGTAAGATACCACAGCTTATACTACTCCTCCACCCATCATCACATAACATGAAACGGACTCTAGCCACAGTGTGGAAAGTCTGGTAAAGTCCGGGTTGTTGTAGACCCACTGTCATCTGACATATTGTGATGTTggttgttgtgaagaataatatTTAGCTATCTAATGATATGGTCTGGTAAACAGTCATATTGCCCAGACACTATCAGCATTCTGTATACCATATTTAAGTCAGAAATTCATGTCCAGTCAAGAAATTAAGGTCTGGAAGAAATGTGAAGATTGGAAGagatatatttttaaatggagCACTGCCAAGTAAAGCCAATATGTGCACACTTTCAGACAGCTGT is part of the Centroberyx gerrardi isolate f3 chromosome 24, fCenGer3.hap1.cur.20231027, whole genome shotgun sequence genome and harbors:
- the bltp3b gene encoding bridge-like lipid transfer protein family member 3B isoform X2, which produces MAGLIKKQILKHLSRFAKNLSPDKINLSTLKGEGQLTNLELDEEVLQSLLDLPTWLAINRVGCNKAAIRIPWTKLKTHPISLTLDKVVMEMSTCDEPRPPNGPSPIATASGQSEYGFAEKVVEGMSLSINSIVIRISAKAFNASFELSQLQVYSVNTSWSISDLRFTRIQDPQRGEILTFKEISWQMIRIEADAIQSAEHEMLSAPIRLITNQSKIRVTLKRRMKDCNVVASKLILILDDLLWVLTDSQLKAMVQYAKSLSEAMEKSAQQRKSMATEDQVSSAPPSTQQVRTQQASTAADQSASMAKLFSAYDVCETSHHLQITHLDLHICDDIHAKDKVINKRITGGAMQLSFSLITLDYYPFHRAGDSCAHWMHYSEATKSREGWARNLLDEFKSNVEMLKSAVRDQQAPAPTHGSPQHGKISTSSSASFSPPPQSPKTQLMSSSVVLRMADFSIYQVSTADQRRSSPKAMISCNKKSLYLPPEMPAIHVEFTEYYFPDGKDYPIPCPNLYAQLNALQLVLDPRSLVWINLFALDLRQSLEQFMEIYKLNDSQKPDEHVDIKVDGLMLKLVIPTDRDPSCPPDLPRSVSVQTSEMVATNTRHPANCTRSHLEALLQAFQEEPFFSSSFSSFPRSSSSCFPLLHSVFQRHAHEQDTRLHDIYRGLVTPTMGAAALKMPAATDLWALHFAQFWVDYEGTRGGKGRPQPFVDSFPLTVWACQPARHTQHQERLRGGVGAGMTRSASGEAVGRLQRKRLLKEYYSTDGSPTPSHGGDTVLAPSNGLHKPLSLDNLPSSSSSSLSSTKDADVHVLVHVQKHLSAQVSHRQYVFLMRLQRSIKALQQTLQQDLEEMGSKRDRKDPSQHPDDHQPFSVCLGLLLKSAEVSLLLKPVPQPEGSGSPLGSELSPSESRGTLEPGSDTAEGAEKGEKGSEGGGCGLEGGAANKGACTVDQLLCEGGLEGGATQGPAPLVPTSTSTSRPDPNRKASLEERTLVKNSGRWSSEEGGEVVVDGHTGGEEQGAGLDPMSDPLCSKDWGDKDKAAAAKMSQSISRKGSLSVVSDLLSSSNSSRSTSLYSMSNIGRLMRDRSQSSFSVSYKNMKKSPSLQSLDNISIDSYLMEDGDTYSLLERDDVSISGFKDAVSEQSATESAAEAVIGQEQEGGMSPDTVSATSQSIDEPTKDLVSVLVLKVRSVCVGMEVVGESTAVALEVGQVRPSQLGNVSLRQYLSNRSLAGGEIGSGADGTLHRPEVRARLESGPCAAAHSPLAERNGFLQLRLHGYRASFLMSTLRNLAHFLEDDSAPQVLPMEISVRDTHIDMKDDGPRDNPSDPEPSPITLHVDSLIIHRRDDGSFSIGVDSAAEPKPRNEGPLIDSSLSPVPEAVGGASGIPKATQTQAPPPSPSPSAREKMLVEENECLKVELSRAKMALAEAQMEKDSLLHRMKNLKVNTS
- the bltp3b gene encoding bridge-like lipid transfer protein family member 3B isoform X1; translated protein: MAGLIKKQILKHLSRFAKNLSPDKINLSTLKGEGQLTNLELDEEVLQSLLDLPTWLAINRVGCNKAAIRIPWTKLKTHPISLTLDKVVMEMSTCDEPRPPNGPSPIATASGQSEYGFAEKVVEGMSLSINSIVIRISAKAFNASFELSQLQVYSVNTSWSISDLRFTRIQDPQRGEILTFKEISWQMIRIEADAIQSAEHEMLSAPIRLITNQSKIRVTLKRRMKDCNVVASKLILILDDLLWVLTDSQLKAMVQYAKSLSEAMEKSAQQRKSMATEDQVSSAPPSTQQVRTQQASTAADQSASMAKLFSAYDVCETSHHLQITHLDLHICDDIHAKDKVINKRITGGAMQLSFSLITLDYYPFHRAGDSCAHWMHYSEATKSREGWARNLLDEFKSNVEMLKSAVRDQQAPAPTHGSPQHGKISTSSSASFSPPPQSPKTQLMSSSVVLRMADFSIYQVSTADQRRSSPKAMISCNKKSLYLPPEMPAIHVEFTEYYFPDGKDYPIPCPNLYAQLNALQLVLDPRSLVWINLFALDLRQSLEQFMEIYKLNDSQKPDEHVDIKVDGLMLKLVIPTDRDPSCPPDLPRSVSVQTSEMVATNTRHPANCTRSHLEALLQAFQEEPFFSSSFSSFPRSSSSCFPLLHSVFQRHAHEQDTRLHDIYRGLVTPTMGAAALKMPAATDLWALHFAQFWVDYEGTRGGKGRPQPFVDSFPLTVWACQPARHTQHQERLRGGVGAGMTRSASGEAVGRLQRKRLLKEYYSTDGSPTPSHGGDTVLAPSNGLHKPLSLDNLPSSSSSSLSSTKDADVHVLVHVQKHLSAQVSHRQYVFLMRLQRSIKALQQTLQQDLEEMGSKRDRKDPSQHPDDHQPFSVCLGLLLKSAEVSLLLKPVPQPEGSGSPLGSELSPSESRGTLEPGSDTAEGAEKGEKGSEGGGCGLEGGAANKGACTVDQLLCEGGLEGGATQGPAPLVPTSTSTSRPDPNRKASLEERTLVKNSGRWSSEEGGEVVVDGHTGGEEQGAGLDPMSDPLCSKDWGDKDKAAAAKMSQSISSGRLMRDRSQSSFSVSYKNMKKSPSLQSLDNISIDSYLMEDGDTYSLLERDDVSISGFKDAVSEQSATESAAEAVIGQEQEGGMSPDTVSATSQSIDEPTKDLVSVLVLKVRSVCVGMEVVGESTAVALEVGQVRPSQLGNVSLRQYLSNRSLAGGEIGSGADGTLHRPEVRARLESGPCAAAHSPLAERNGFLQLRLHGYRASFLMSTLRNLAHFLEDDSAPQVLPMEISVRDTHIDMKDDGPRDNPSDPEPSPITLHVDSLIIHRRDDGSFSIGVDSAAEPKPRNEGPLIDSSLSPVPEAVGGASGIPKATQTQAPPPSPSPSAREKMLVEENECLKVELSRAKMALAEAQMEKDSLLHRMKNLKVNTS